A genomic segment from Candidatus Korarchaeum cryptofilum OPF8 encodes:
- a CDS encoding MFS transporter — protein MSERREILHVLSVTTLASFLTGINARILVVGIPELAHSLGADVEQVIWLTQAYMLGSTAVQLIVGSLSDIYGRVNLFSMGFAFFSLSSLLCGFSSNVFQLISLRLIQGIGAAFLMSLSLTIITDSVPKGQLGTWIGVNQIAFRLGSLIGLTLGGLIIDNLGWRWVFWVHVPLGLISVFWSKMRLKEVYRPVKAKIDYPGFLSFTSAISLILLSLTLAAYGSAYLRASLILASLGSLILLLFIYLELKSSSPALDLRIFRNWQFAGGIVAQFLYSLAFGSVTVLLVIYLSVVKGLSASLTGMLLLPFEFSFLIFGTLGGKLSDKYGYAPITMLGLALSSTSLYMMSLFSTQTSIRFIVATMLLLGCGAGLFVTPNASSIMAGAPQERRGVASSIRALSFNIGFAASLNLSVLLMTGFIPYDLASKLIAAELTNPIDLGNVNLLSRALSETFKFQSLIMASAMLFSTSRLPLNRTIRKSEKGVLKGFEVKDSSRASIPH, from the coding sequence ATGAGCGAAAGAAGAGAAATACTGCACGTGCTCTCAGTCACCACCTTAGCCTCCTTCCTCACAGGAATAAACGCCAGGATACTTGTGGTCGGGATACCTGAGCTAGCCCACTCCTTAGGGGCCGATGTCGAGCAAGTGATATGGTTGACTCAAGCTTATATGCTCGGTTCTACAGCTGTACAATTGATTGTCGGGAGCTTGAGCGATATCTACGGGAGAGTTAACCTCTTCTCAATGGGTTTTGCCTTTTTCTCACTATCCTCATTGCTCTGCGGCTTCTCCTCTAACGTATTTCAATTGATCTCCCTGAGGCTAATCCAGGGGATCGGGGCAGCTTTCCTCATGAGCTTGAGCTTGACGATAATAACAGATTCTGTGCCCAAGGGACAGCTGGGGACATGGATAGGGGTCAATCAGATAGCCTTCAGGCTCGGTTCCCTCATAGGCCTGACTCTGGGGGGTCTGATAATAGATAACTTAGGCTGGAGGTGGGTCTTCTGGGTTCACGTCCCCCTGGGGCTCATCTCAGTTTTCTGGTCTAAGATGAGGCTCAAGGAAGTTTACAGGCCTGTTAAAGCGAAGATAGATTATCCGGGCTTCCTCTCCTTCACTTCCGCGATCTCATTGATACTACTATCCCTCACGCTCGCCGCATACGGTAGCGCTTACCTCAGGGCATCGCTCATCTTAGCTTCCCTGGGATCCCTGATACTCCTCCTCTTCATCTATCTCGAGCTGAAGTCGTCTTCACCAGCCCTAGATCTGAGGATCTTCAGGAATTGGCAGTTCGCAGGGGGAATAGTAGCTCAGTTCCTCTACTCCCTCGCCTTCGGTTCCGTCACAGTGCTGTTAGTCATCTACCTCTCAGTAGTTAAGGGGTTGAGCGCATCCTTGACCGGGATGCTCCTCCTCCCCTTCGAGTTCTCCTTCCTCATATTCGGGACTCTGGGAGGTAAGCTCTCCGATAAATACGGATATGCCCCTATAACGATGCTGGGTCTCGCTCTCTCCTCAACTTCCCTCTATATGATGTCCCTTTTCTCCACTCAGACATCAATAAGGTTCATAGTAGCGACTATGCTCCTCCTGGGCTGCGGAGCCGGCCTCTTCGTCACTCCAAACGCCAGCTCGATAATGGCAGGGGCCCCTCAGGAGAGGAGGGGGGTCGCCTCATCCATAAGGGCTCTATCCTTCAACATAGGATTTGCAGCCAGCTTGAACCTGAGCGTCCTCCTTATGACAGGCTTCATCCCCTACGACTTAGCCTCGAAGCTCATAGCTGCCGAGTTAACGAATCCGATAGATCTGGGGAATGTGAATCTGCTCTCGAGGGCTCTGAGCGAGACCTTCAAATTTCAATCGTTGATAATGGCATCAGCGATGCTCTTCTCAACATCTAGGCTCCCCCTGAATAGGACGATTCGAAAATCAGAGAAGGGAGTTCTCAAGGGATTCGAGGTCAAAGATAGTTCTAGAGCATCCATTCCTCATTAA
- a CDS encoding pyridoxal-phosphate dependent enzyme, translated as MYTARCRSCGYETSDPLEFRCKCGSPLELILDFHFERELIEREEQTIWRYRKFFPHVEERVSLGEGWTPIIKGKDAYFKLDFLNPTGSFKDRGSSILLSTLAGRVRSGYISEDSSGNAGASVAAYSAASGIRARIYVPSTASGPKVEQIKAYGAEIIRVEGRRDEITAEAMAPEEGKFYVGHVYHPIYWDAMRTVAYEIAEQFNWRPPKYIFLPVSAGTLLLGTLRGFKHLLDSGEIDEMPFVVACQTKLISPLYHKLKGLTYSPPKVVKSVADALISPNPPLLNMMVEEMRGVGDAEIVEEEEIIEAHRELALQGLYVEPSSAVAYAAYKKWLGKVDGPSLVILTGMGLKVR; from the coding sequence ATGTATACCGCTAGATGTCGATCCTGCGGTTACGAGACATCTGACCCCCTTGAGTTCAGGTGCAAGTGCGGTTCCCCTCTGGAGCTCATCCTAGATTTCCATTTCGAGAGGGAACTCATAGAGAGGGAGGAGCAAACGATCTGGAGGTACAGAAAGTTCTTCCCTCACGTAGAGGAGAGGGTGAGCTTGGGGGAGGGATGGACCCCCATAATAAAGGGGAAAGATGCTTACTTCAAGCTAGATTTCCTCAATCCGACTGGATCCTTCAAGGATAGGGGTTCCTCGATACTCCTCTCGACTCTAGCTGGGAGGGTCAGATCGGGTTACATAAGCGAGGACTCCTCGGGAAACGCTGGGGCCTCTGTAGCAGCTTACTCAGCAGCATCAGGAATTAGAGCCAGGATTTACGTGCCTTCAACGGCTAGCGGCCCTAAAGTTGAGCAGATAAAGGCTTACGGAGCTGAAATAATAAGGGTTGAGGGGAGAAGGGATGAAATTACTGCTGAAGCGATGGCTCCCGAGGAGGGGAAGTTCTACGTCGGTCACGTCTACCATCCCATATACTGGGACGCTATGAGGACCGTCGCATACGAGATAGCTGAGCAATTCAACTGGAGGCCTCCAAAATATATATTCTTACCCGTCTCAGCCGGTACCTTATTGCTCGGTACTCTGAGGGGATTCAAGCACCTCCTGGATTCAGGCGAGATAGATGAGATGCCATTCGTAGTGGCTTGTCAGACTAAGTTAATCTCTCCTCTATACCATAAGCTCAAGGGCTTGACTTATTCCCCGCCCAAGGTAGTTAAGAGTGTTGCTGATGCCTTGATAAGCCCGAATCCTCCCCTGCTAAATATGATGGTCGAGGAGATGAGGGGAGTGGGTGATGCCGAGATAGTTGAGGAGGAAGAGATAATAGAAGCCCATAGGGAGCTAGCTCTCCAGGGCTTATACGTCGAACCCAGCTCCGCTGTAGCTTACGCAGCTTACAAGAAGTGGTTGGGTAAGGTAGATGGGCCTTCCCTCGTGATACTGACTGGCATGGGGTTGAAGGTGAGATGA
- a CDS encoding transglutaminase domain-containing protein, with amino-acid sequence MRSYVPLLVLILASFAILYLALTSNPDLKASYDSLKKEHEKLLSEYKKLNSTYNDLKREHENALNELKELKASYESLRKEHEKLLSSYNALNSSYSALRKEHEATLSELRTLRSEYESLARRYNELQEDFGALKREHENTLNELRNLRSEYDDLMSRYNKLQGDYNDLLNAYNLLKGYHSSAKQVRWYEKVAYEKLSTNWFKTELALWRSWYILKSDLRVLLLSDDYGQAGATMFAEMVRRDLSYNSDLYRGIIHEWLRDHPARNEVELANEIARLFYSLDHKYAYPGVDEPNAGLPLFPVELLAYNLGDCEDHAMLLAALYKTAGFRVRMITVPRHAALQIYLDGRWRFLEATIHFDDGGDAPCSFYSSLTVDYLERTFLNGYSGVTYYYDEV; translated from the coding sequence ATGAGGTCTTACGTCCCGCTCCTCGTCCTCATCCTAGCATCATTCGCCATCCTCTATCTAGCTCTCACGAGCAATCCGGATCTCAAGGCTTCTTATGACTCTCTCAAGAAGGAGCATGAAAAACTCCTATCGGAATATAAAAAGCTCAATTCAACCTACAATGATCTCAAGAGAGAGCATGAGAACGCTCTGAATGAGTTAAAGGAGCTTAAGGCCTCATATGAATCCCTGAGGAAGGAGCATGAAAAACTCCTATCGAGCTACAATGCGCTTAATTCCAGCTATAGCGCACTCAGGAAGGAGCATGAAGCTACCCTGAGTGAGTTAAGGACGCTGAGGAGCGAGTACGAATCTCTCGCGAGAAGATACAATGAGCTGCAGGAGGACTTCGGTGCACTCAAGAGAGAGCATGAGAACACTTTGAATGAGTTGAGGAATCTGAGAAGCGAGTATGATGATTTAATGAGCAGATACAATAAGCTGCAGGGAGATTACAACGATCTTTTGAATGCATACAATCTCCTGAAGGGCTACCATTCCTCAGCCAAGCAAGTGAGGTGGTATGAGAAAGTAGCTTATGAGAAACTGAGTACGAATTGGTTCAAAACTGAACTAGCCCTTTGGAGGAGTTGGTACATCCTAAAATCTGATTTAAGGGTCTTGCTCCTCTCAGATGACTATGGGCAGGCTGGAGCGACTATGTTCGCTGAGATGGTGAGGAGGGATCTCTCATACAACAGCGATCTCTACAGGGGGATCATCCATGAGTGGCTGAGGGATCACCCAGCTAGGAATGAGGTGGAGCTCGCGAATGAGATAGCCAGGCTCTTCTACTCATTGGATCATAAATACGCTTATCCTGGTGTGGATGAGCCCAACGCTGGGCTTCCCCTATTCCCAGTAGAGCTCCTAGCTTACAATTTAGGGGATTGTGAGGATCATGCCATGCTATTAGCTGCCCTCTACAAAACAGCGGGTTTCAGAGTCAGGATGATAACAGTTCCGAGGCATGCTGCCCTTCAGATATATTTAGATGGAAGATGGCGTTTCCTCGAGGCTACAATACACTTCGACGATGGGGGAGATGCTCCTTGCTCCTTCTACTCCAGTTTGACCGTGGATTATCTTGAGAGGACCTTCCTTAATGGGTACAGTGGTGTTACTTATTACTACGATGAGGTCTAG
- a CDS encoding DNA methyltransferase, which translates to MRKIEKIFRFNKIDNSWVPKLILGDVREVLPRLPDNFIDCVITSPPYWMQRDYGHPDQIGREGTPEEYVKTIADIFELIRPKLKRTATIFLNVGYKYLNERLILIPEMIALEMERRGFLLRNKIIWWKPNAMPTPARNRLNNVYEPVLFFIRDDGKEVYYFNLEEISPKSRTLDHYANLFSFTPQELIGVRAIDSLSGRETKEGKVIGVRFTQKKILEVLIQWEDGAEWLPFGDPLKNYPERISFSCPECGASINEWDIRLSFANLGEMICPECGALLCSDPETFPIPSFPNSPYEGPQEIKEIIDPSVKIKKYVTKIPRNSKFVRAELDKILTASPAGRLAVQGEYISIKRRWEAPQPLIAKFLRYWRNLKRVSIEDIDIELGYSYTAGHWFRLDFGWWGKGGSVPRPGDWGRLKKLLGFNDIYDKLVTERVAVLQTVKPHETGKNPGDVQGIEVEEILEDFKRNYEIMGEAGDIWKIKLEPYPEAHFSIFPTKLVETAMRMGCPPRGVVLDPFAGSGTVGEVAMRLNRKAILIELTPEFADLIRKRCGGKVEIISYEDLVNAK; encoded by the coding sequence ATGCGAAAAATTGAGAAAATATTCAGGTTCAATAAGATAGATAATTCATGGGTCCCGAAGCTCATACTCGGCGATGTGAGGGAAGTGCTCCCCCGCCTCCCGGATAATTTCATCGATTGCGTTATCACCTCCCCGCCGTATTGGATGCAGAGGGACTACGGGCATCCGGATCAGATAGGTAGGGAGGGGACGCCGGAGGAATACGTTAAAACAATAGCTGATATATTTGAACTCATTCGGCCAAAGCTAAAAAGAACAGCGACGATCTTTCTCAATGTTGGTTACAAATATTTAAACGAACGCCTCATTCTTATCCCTGAAATGATAGCTTTAGAGATGGAAAGGAGGGGTTTCTTACTGAGGAATAAGATAATCTGGTGGAAGCCTAATGCGATGCCTACTCCCGCTAGGAACAGGCTCAACAATGTATACGAGCCAGTCCTCTTTTTTATCAGGGACGACGGCAAGGAAGTATACTATTTCAACCTCGAGGAGATATCACCAAAGAGCAGGACGCTCGATCATTACGCTAATTTGTTTTCCTTCACTCCACAGGAATTAATAGGCGTTAGAGCGATAGATTCTCTCTCAGGGAGGGAGACTAAAGAAGGTAAAGTTATTGGAGTCAGATTCACTCAAAAGAAGATCCTTGAGGTCCTGATTCAATGGGAAGATGGGGCCGAATGGTTGCCCTTCGGCGACCCGCTGAAGAACTACCCCGAGAGGATAAGCTTCTCATGCCCTGAATGCGGGGCCTCGATAAACGAATGGGACATAAGACTATCCTTCGCGAATCTAGGGGAAATGATATGCCCGGAATGCGGAGCATTGCTCTGCTCAGATCCCGAGACATTTCCGATACCATCGTTCCCGAATTCTCCATACGAGGGCCCACAAGAGATAAAAGAAATAATAGACCCATCCGTTAAAATAAAAAAATATGTCACAAAAATCCCGAGAAACAGTAAATTCGTGAGGGCTGAATTGGATAAGATCCTCACAGCTTCTCCCGCTGGGAGGCTCGCGGTCCAGGGGGAGTACATCTCGATCAAGCGCAGATGGGAAGCTCCCCAGCCCTTAATAGCAAAATTTTTAAGATATTGGAGGAACCTCAAAAGAGTATCAATAGAAGATATAGATATAGAGTTAGGTTACTCTTACACAGCGGGACACTGGTTTAGACTCGACTTCGGTTGGTGGGGGAAGGGGGGCTCCGTACCGCGACCCGGTGATTGGGGCCGCCTGAAGAAACTGCTAGGCTTCAACGACATCTATGATAAATTAGTTACTGAAAGGGTGGCAGTGCTTCAGACAGTTAAACCTCATGAAACGGGGAAAAATCCCGGGGATGTTCAGGGGATTGAGGTGGAGGAGATACTCGAAGATTTCAAGAGGAATTATGAGATAATGGGAGAAGCCGGGGATATTTGGAAGATAAAACTCGAGCCCTATCCGGAGGCCCATTTCTCAATCTTTCCGACGAAATTAGTTGAGACAGCTATGCGTATGGGCTGCCCGCCGAGAGGTGTCGTTTTGGATCCCTTCGCGGGCTCTGGGACAGTTGGGGAAGTGGCTATGAGGCTCAATAGAAAGGCTATTTTGATAGAGTTGACCCCCGAATTCGCTGATCTCATTAGAAAGAGATGCGGAGGGAAGGTTGAAATTATAAGCTATGAGGATCTAGTTAATGCGAAGTAG
- a CDS encoding APC family permease produces the protein MSDSKDVVPKEVFARRASGLVREASLLDAFYVGFMNQGPPTALLTVFAWGIWLFPSGDLLSSIWIATALGVFGAALTWGILGASMPRSGGSYVYNSRILHPAIGMAVSFADYFIWWLWGVILSPWVADPGLTTLFGMLDMREAAEWCASPYGKFIIATIVRTIAFLFTLFGLRIYLIHQRILATLSTVFLILIGFVIGTHSQAEFISSWNSLAAKYGSLDYDSMIKAAMQADPRVFAPMAGLIVGTFGLVAVHSWWTRYGVEINIIGGEIKRPQRNIMIAQIASVLGPAIIVFAFSLIYPAVVGKEFMYALAVANNVGIEGYKMPFPPNFMGILRVFIDTSSPLGIALAVMMFLSFALNIYIYSVLDFVFASRIAVAWGMDRMGPKWFSEVHPKWASPVKNLIFFYVTSQIGIAYNILSGASPLSFLDCPATEGISFWLMTAIAALIFPFRKKVRSIWETSPYKNWVLAGIPIVSIAAVIDLINIGIVEYYYYTTPELGAITIEGIIAFLFVWIGGVLWWYYWRWKNKKEGIDIDLAWKELPPE, from the coding sequence ATGTCCGATTCAAAGGATGTAGTGCCTAAGGAAGTTTTCGCGAGGAGGGCGAGCGGTCTAGTAAGGGAAGCCAGTCTTTTAGATGCTTTCTATGTTGGATTCATGAATCAGGGTCCTCCTACAGCTTTATTGACTGTATTCGCTTGGGGAATATGGCTCTTCCCATCCGGGGATCTGCTGAGCTCGATATGGATAGCTACAGCTCTAGGTGTCTTCGGAGCCGCCCTGACCTGGGGCATCCTAGGGGCATCTATGCCCAGGAGTGGAGGTAGCTACGTCTATAACAGCAGGATACTGCATCCAGCGATAGGGATGGCCGTCAGTTTCGCTGATTATTTCATCTGGTGGCTCTGGGGCGTGATTTTATCTCCTTGGGTGGCTGATCCCGGATTGACTACGCTCTTCGGTATGCTAGATATGCGTGAAGCGGCTGAGTGGTGCGCCTCCCCGTATGGTAAGTTCATAATAGCCACTATAGTGAGAACTATAGCATTCCTATTCACGCTCTTCGGTCTCAGGATATATCTAATTCATCAGAGGATACTGGCAACTCTATCTACAGTCTTCCTCATACTGATAGGTTTCGTCATAGGTACGCACAGCCAGGCTGAGTTCATAAGTTCATGGAACAGCCTCGCAGCTAAGTACGGATCCCTGGATTACGATAGCATGATCAAGGCAGCTATGCAAGCTGATCCAAGGGTTTTCGCTCCTATGGCAGGGCTCATTGTTGGTACATTCGGCTTGGTGGCTGTCCACTCCTGGTGGACTCGCTACGGGGTCGAGATAAACATAATAGGAGGGGAGATAAAGAGGCCCCAGAGGAACATAATGATAGCTCAAATAGCCTCAGTCCTCGGGCCGGCAATAATAGTTTTCGCTTTCTCACTGATATATCCTGCGGTCGTCGGGAAGGAATTCATGTACGCTTTGGCAGTTGCTAATAACGTCGGTATCGAGGGCTACAAAATGCCCTTCCCACCGAACTTCATGGGGATCCTCAGGGTGTTCATAGACACGAGCAGTCCGCTAGGTATAGCATTAGCTGTGATGATGTTCCTCAGCTTCGCCCTGAACATCTACATATACTCAGTTTTGGATTTCGTTTTCGCAAGCAGGATAGCCGTAGCGTGGGGCATGGACAGGATGGGGCCCAAGTGGTTCTCTGAAGTTCATCCCAAGTGGGCATCTCCAGTCAAGAACCTGATATTCTTCTACGTGACATCCCAGATCGGCATAGCTTACAATATACTGAGCGGAGCCAGCCCTCTCTCATTCTTAGATTGCCCTGCTACCGAGGGCATATCCTTCTGGCTCATGACGGCAATAGCTGCTCTGATATTCCCATTCAGGAAGAAAGTGAGATCGATATGGGAGACCTCTCCCTATAAGAACTGGGTCCTGGCCGGCATACCTATAGTATCGATAGCCGCTGTAATTGATCTGATAAACATAGGGATAGTGGAGTACTATTACTACACTACGCCGGAGCTGGGAGCCATAACGATAGAGGGCATCATAGCCTTCCTATTCGTATGGATAGGCGGGGTCCTATGGTGGTACTACTGGAGGTGGAAGAACAAGAAGGAGGGCATAGATATAGATCTAGCATGGAAGGAGCTCCCTCCGGAGTAA
- a CDS encoding histone deacetylase family protein: protein MDALVPSVHKMHCPPSYHPERPERIEIAIKGMKEEGLEPNIVDPGMRDAEILTIVHERAYIEYIRGRGKGYIDADTYSTEGTFEAALAAASCAVEAADRVARGEFLSISLARPPGHHAGRSGAAMGCRTLGFCIFNNAAIAAIELVRRGVMPVAILDFDLHHGNGTQEILWYNPEVLHIDIHDAFEYPGTGWPNDLGGGAARGTKVNIPVYPETGDKGYIFMLEDILNFLMEKFRPKAFVISAGFDAYAGEGMGYISLSSRAYWRMGNLLKELGENWGVKGFAVILEGGYSIGLRKGLPSFLKGISGMGGEGVGGELEEGTRQYKIFLQLKEFLSSFNDK, encoded by the coding sequence ATGGACGCGCTGGTCCCGAGCGTTCATAAGATGCATTGCCCCCCTTCTTATCATCCTGAGAGACCTGAGAGGATAGAGATAGCGATAAAGGGAATGAAGGAGGAAGGATTGGAGCCCAATATAGTGGATCCAGGTATGAGGGATGCTGAGATACTGACGATCGTCCACGAGAGGGCTTACATAGAGTACATAAGGGGGAGGGGGAAGGGCTACATAGACGCGGATACTTACTCCACGGAGGGGACTTTCGAAGCGGCCCTGGCAGCAGCGAGCTGCGCTGTAGAGGCCGCTGATAGAGTAGCCAGAGGGGAATTCCTCTCAATATCCCTGGCTAGGCCTCCGGGACATCATGCGGGGAGGAGCGGAGCCGCTATGGGTTGCAGGACACTTGGCTTCTGCATATTCAATAATGCAGCCATAGCTGCTATAGAACTCGTGAGGAGAGGCGTGATGCCAGTGGCGATACTCGACTTCGACCTTCATCATGGTAATGGGACTCAGGAGATATTATGGTACAATCCTGAGGTTCTGCACATCGATATCCATGATGCCTTCGAATATCCAGGCACTGGATGGCCCAACGACCTCGGGGGAGGGGCGGCTAGGGGGACTAAGGTCAATATCCCGGTATACCCGGAGACCGGAGATAAGGGATATATCTTCATGCTGGAGGACATATTGAATTTCCTGATGGAGAAATTCAGGCCCAAAGCTTTCGTAATTTCGGCCGGCTTCGATGCATATGCCGGGGAGGGGATGGGGTACATAAGCCTGAGCTCAAGGGCTTACTGGAGGATGGGGAACCTCCTGAAGGAGTTGGGTGAGAACTGGGGTGTAAAGGGGTTCGCTGTCATACTGGAGGGAGGATACTCGATCGGGCTGAGGAAGGGGCTGCCCTCCTTCCTCAAGGGTATCTCGGGCATGGGAGGCGAGGGGGTCGGGGGCGAACTGGAGGAGGGGACGAGACAGTATAAAATATTTTTACAGCTCAAGGAGTTCCTGAGCAGCTTCAATGATAAGTAA
- a CDS encoding DUF554 domain-containing protein — MLGTIINALAVISGSSLGLLMRRSIGEDLKGKLLSVIGLFTLYLGADMMLRADKPLGLIIGLLLGTYIGHIMKLDERLERLSNIREKSADGLLVPFLTFCIGPMTVIGSLRDGMGDPSIILAKSVMDGFSSIAFASAFGFSVLLSAIPLLLFQGSLSLLGRFIGNSLPLSALGEMTAAGGIILLGLALRILGIKRMNVADMLPSLLIAPLISQFL; from the coding sequence ATGCTAGGCACAATAATCAACGCTTTGGCCGTGATATCGGGTTCCTCATTAGGGCTGCTGATGAGGAGGAGCATAGGGGAGGATCTTAAGGGCAAATTATTGAGCGTAATAGGGCTCTTCACCTTATACCTTGGTGCGGATATGATGCTGAGGGCAGATAAGCCACTAGGCCTCATAATAGGCCTCCTCCTGGGTACTTACATAGGACATATTATGAAGCTGGATGAGAGGCTCGAGAGACTCTCTAATATCAGAGAGAAATCTGCTGACGGTCTCCTAGTCCCATTCCTAACTTTCTGCATAGGTCCCATGACCGTAATAGGGTCGCTCAGGGACGGTATGGGGGATCCATCCATAATATTAGCTAAATCCGTCATGGACGGCTTCAGCTCAATAGCATTCGCTTCAGCCTTCGGTTTCAGCGTATTACTCTCAGCCATACCCCTCCTCCTGTTCCAGGGATCCCTCTCCTTACTCGGGAGGTTCATAGGCAATTCCCTGCCCCTATCAGCCTTGGGGGAGATGACAGCGGCCGGAGGTATCATACTGCTCGGACTCGCCCTCAGGATCCTCGGAATTAAGAGGATGAACGTCGCAGATATGCTGCCCAGCCTCTTAATAGCTCCCCTGATATCCCAATTCCTCTGA
- a CDS encoding ABC transporter ATP-binding protein — MAVEVRDLTFRYANKEEPALRKVSMRIEEGETVLLAGRSGSGKSTLIKAINGLIPNRYEGHYEGEVEVLGTLVRGASLSHLSRLVGTVMQEVGKQLVLPNVEDDVAFGPCNLCFPRDQAIARVESSLRSVNALHLRGRDVNELSGGEKQRIAIAGILALDPPVILMDEPLANLDSEGVRLVQEQIRMMKDRGKTLVIAEHRTEEILDVGVDRIIFMENGKILREMREERELKDLFGVIKVPSRVLIEECGELRVRSERRELGQISIKMEGVSFDYDGKEALKDVNLEIREGERIALLGNNGAGKSTLAKLILGILKPRRGRILVYGMDTREREVYELANYVGLVFQDPFSMLFARSVEEELSYGPRNLGVGSDEVRERVMEASAKCGLEHLLKYSPFATSHGEKKRISVASILTMRPKILILDEPTAGQDYASYTQFMDFIMGLFGSVKTLIIITHDTDLAVEYTDRTIILSNGRIIADGPTRSVLANEDYLRAGKIRETSLIEMGKRITGGKMVLSLREILESCS, encoded by the coding sequence GTGGCGGTAGAGGTCAGGGATCTCACTTTCAGGTACGCGAACAAGGAGGAACCGGCCCTGAGGAAAGTGAGCATGAGGATAGAGGAGGGAGAAACTGTACTCTTAGCTGGCAGGAGCGGGAGCGGCAAATCGACTCTGATAAAAGCGATAAATGGTCTAATACCGAACAGATACGAGGGCCATTATGAGGGCGAGGTTGAAGTTCTCGGCACTTTAGTGAGGGGGGCGAGCCTCTCACACCTCTCCAGGCTGGTCGGTACCGTAATGCAGGAAGTGGGGAAGCAGCTGGTCCTGCCGAACGTCGAGGATGATGTGGCCTTCGGTCCCTGCAACCTATGCTTCCCCAGGGATCAAGCTATAGCTAGAGTCGAGAGCTCCCTGAGGAGCGTGAACGCTCTTCATCTCAGGGGGAGGGATGTGAATGAGTTGAGCGGAGGGGAGAAGCAGAGGATCGCTATAGCCGGCATATTGGCTCTGGATCCTCCTGTAATACTGATGGACGAGCCCTTAGCTAACCTGGACAGTGAGGGGGTGAGGTTAGTTCAGGAGCAGATCAGGATGATGAAGGATAGGGGCAAAACTTTGGTCATAGCTGAGCACAGGACGGAGGAGATATTGGATGTAGGTGTAGATAGAATAATCTTCATGGAAAATGGAAAGATATTGAGGGAAATGAGGGAAGAGAGGGAGCTGAAAGACCTTTTTGGAGTGATAAAGGTGCCTTCAAGGGTGCTAATTGAGGAGTGCGGGGAATTGAGGGTGAGGAGCGAGAGGAGGGAGCTAGGTCAGATCTCAATCAAAATGGAAGGGGTCAGCTTCGATTACGACGGTAAGGAAGCTCTAAAGGATGTGAATCTTGAGATAAGGGAGGGGGAGAGGATAGCTCTGCTCGGTAATAACGGGGCTGGGAAGAGCACTTTGGCTAAGCTGATATTGGGCATACTGAAGCCCAGGAGGGGAAGGATCTTAGTCTACGGGATGGACACCAGGGAGAGGGAGGTCTATGAGCTAGCAAATTACGTCGGCTTGGTATTCCAGGATCCTTTCAGCATGCTCTTCGCCAGAAGCGTTGAGGAGGAGCTCTCCTACGGACCCAGAAATCTTGGGGTCGGGAGCGATGAGGTGAGGGAGAGGGTGATGGAAGCATCGGCGAAGTGCGGGCTGGAGCATCTACTCAAGTACTCCCCCTTCGCCACCAGCCACGGGGAGAAGAAGAGGATTTCCGTAGCCTCCATACTAACTATGAGGCCCAAGATACTGATATTGGATGAGCCCACGGCGGGGCAGGATTACGCTAGCTATACTCAATTCATGGACTTCATAATGGGGTTATTCGGGAGCGTTAAGACCCTCATAATAATAACGCATGATACCGATCTGGCTGTGGAGTACACAGATAGGACCATAATACTCTCGAACGGTCGCATTATAGCTGATGGCCCTACGAGGAGCGTCCTAGCTAATGAGGACTACTTGAGGGCTGGGAAGATAAGGGAGACGAGCTTAATAGAGATGGGGAAGAGGATAACCGGAGGGAAGATGGTGCTGAGCCTGAGGGAGATCCTTGAGAGCTGCTCCTGA